From a region of the Methanolobus tindarius DSM 2278 genome:
- a CDS encoding DUF4386 domain-containing protein, producing MKTITKLRILYPVWTVISIFSLLYAPTLASESTLFKVGQLGQIVVQVFQIVIALLLYKLFMEIDKEQSSLIVVFGLLGVPFSMMAIIMPEAMHLAEVFWGLWLIPIGTLVIKSGMFPKWIGYLLYVGSLGYLGATVSYFLIGYVPSFVDYFTMGELVWVIWITFVGAKEIQN from the coding sequence ATGAAGACCATAACAAAGCTCAGAATTCTTTATCCGGTATGGACTGTCATAAGCATATTTTCGTTGTTATATGCGCCGACACTTGCAAGCGAATCTACACTCTTTAAAGTTGGTCAGTTAGGTCAGATTGTTGTACAGGTGTTCCAGATAGTGATTGCATTATTGCTGTACAAATTATTCATGGAGATCGATAAGGAACAGTCATCCCTGATAGTCGTATTCGGTTTATTAGGGGTACCTTTCTCAATGATGGCAATAATCATGCCTGAAGCAATGCACTTAGCAGAAGTCTTCTGGGGACTCTGGCTTATACCAATTGGTACACTGGTAATTAAATCAGGAATGTTCCCGAAATGGATTGGATATCTATTATATGTCGGATCCTTAGGATACCTGGGAGCAACCGTCTCATATTTCCTTATAGGATATGTGCCATCCTTTGTTGATTATTTCACAATGGGTGAGCTTGTATGGGTAATATGGATAACCTTTGTAGGTGCAAAAGAGATTCAGAATTGA